The Neorhizobium sp. NCHU2750 genome has a window encoding:
- a CDS encoding MDR family MFS transporter: protein MAIRHPTASNSNHAPQAAPAAHSEMSPMRMWIAVIGSTLGAFMAILNIQIVNASLADIQGAIGAGTDDGGWISTSYLIAEIVVIPLTGWLARVFSVRNYLLFNAAMFLLFSVACAFAANLQQMIVLRAIQGFSGGVLIPMAFTIIITLLPKAKQPIGLSLFALSATFAPAIGPTIGGYLTENYGWEFIFYVNLVPGALMVAMLWASLDRAPINLGLLAKGDWPGIITMAIGLASLQTVLEEGNKDDWFGSPFIVRLSVIAAVSLVLFLIIELKTPHPLLNLRLLTRRNFGFGILANFLMGIALYGSVFILPIYLTRIQGYNSEQIGVVLAWTGIPQLILIPLVPWLMKRIDARLLIVAGFALFAASNFMNVFMTADYASDQLFWPNVVRAIGQALAFTPLTAVATAGIEGENAGSASSLFNMMRNLGGAIGIAMLQTFQQKREQFHSNILTNAVSNFQEATRNRIADLTAYFLNHGVADPAMAQHKAIVAVAGRVSEEANIMAFSDTFFLLGVTLAIALFASLLLKKLGHVSGAGAH from the coding sequence ATGGCTATTCGGCATCCCACAGCAAGCAACAGCAACCATGCGCCACAAGCCGCGCCTGCGGCTCATTCGGAGATGAGCCCGATGCGGATGTGGATCGCGGTTATCGGCTCCACGCTCGGCGCCTTCATGGCAATTCTGAACATTCAGATTGTTAACGCATCGCTCGCCGACATCCAGGGCGCCATCGGCGCGGGAACCGATGACGGCGGCTGGATTTCGACGTCATATCTGATCGCCGAAATCGTCGTCATTCCTCTGACGGGCTGGTTGGCACGCGTTTTTTCCGTGCGGAACTACCTGCTCTTCAACGCTGCGATGTTTTTGCTCTTTTCCGTCGCCTGCGCCTTCGCGGCCAATCTGCAGCAGATGATTGTTCTTCGGGCGATCCAGGGCTTCTCCGGTGGCGTCCTGATCCCCATGGCCTTCACCATTATCATCACGCTTCTGCCAAAGGCCAAGCAGCCGATCGGCCTCTCGCTGTTCGCCTTGTCCGCGACTTTCGCGCCGGCGATTGGCCCGACCATCGGCGGATATCTGACCGAAAACTACGGTTGGGAGTTCATTTTCTACGTCAATCTGGTGCCCGGTGCGCTGATGGTTGCCATGCTGTGGGCCTCTCTCGACCGCGCACCGATCAATCTTGGCCTGCTCGCCAAGGGCGACTGGCCGGGAATCATCACTATGGCGATCGGTCTCGCCTCTCTGCAGACAGTGCTGGAAGAGGGCAACAAGGACGACTGGTTCGGCTCCCCTTTCATCGTGCGCCTGTCGGTCATCGCCGCCGTCTCCCTGGTTCTTTTCCTGATCATTGAATTGAAGACCCCACATCCGCTTCTGAACCTGCGTCTTCTGACGCGTCGGAACTTCGGTTTCGGCATTCTCGCCAACTTTCTGATGGGCATCGCGCTCTATGGCTCGGTCTTCATCCTGCCGATCTATCTGACCCGTATCCAAGGCTACAATTCCGAGCAAATCGGCGTGGTGCTCGCATGGACCGGCATTCCCCAACTTATTCTGATCCCGCTCGTTCCCTGGCTGATGAAGCGGATCGATGCCCGCCTGCTGATCGTCGCTGGGTTCGCCCTCTTTGCCGCAAGTAACTTCATGAATGTCTTCATGACGGCAGATTACGCCAGTGATCAGCTCTTCTGGCCGAATGTCGTGCGCGCAATCGGGCAGGCCCTTGCCTTCACACCGCTGACAGCCGTGGCAACCGCCGGCATCGAGGGGGAAAATGCAGGCTCCGCTTCATCGTTGTTCAACATGATGCGAAACCTCGGGGGCGCCATCGGCATCGCCATGCTGCAAACGTTCCAGCAGAAGCGAGAACAATTCCACTCGAATATTCTGACAAACGCCGTTTCCAACTTCCAAGAGGCAACACGAAATCGCATTGCCGACCTGACGGCCTACTTCCTGAACCACGGCGTCGCTGATCCCGCCATGGCACAACACAAGGCAATCGTCGCCGTCGCCGGGCGCGTCAGCGAAGAAGCGAATATCATGGCCTTCAGCGACACGTTCTTCCTGCTCGGCGTCACACTCGCCATTGCGCTGTTTGCCTCACTGCTTCTCAAGAAGCTCGGGCACGTCTCCGGCGCAGGCGCACATTGA
- a CDS encoding NAD(P)-dependent oxidoreductase, producing MAKLAILGLGAMGVRMARRLVSAGNEVVVWNRTIPTADAVPGATIGSSPRSAATGADAVIAMVRDDAASRAVWLDPDHGALAGLSAHALAIESSTLTPGWARDWATEVGKIGGIAVEAPVSGSRPQADAGQLVYFLGGEAEDIAQARPLLTPLGHAFHHVGAVGAGAVIKLVTNSLLALQVGAWSELLPLMQREGLDIDGAVTALSTTSSFAPVGGYLLSLMHSANHAPQFPIELIAKDMAYVTSIGAPGDLPLAETMVRRFAAAIDAGLGGENMSALVKLARP from the coding sequence ATGGCGAAACTTGCCATTCTAGGATTGGGCGCAATGGGCGTGCGCATGGCACGCCGGCTGGTTTCAGCTGGAAACGAAGTGGTCGTGTGGAACCGCACCATACCGACCGCCGACGCAGTGCCGGGCGCAACGATTGGTTCGTCGCCACGGAGCGCAGCGACAGGGGCTGATGCGGTGATCGCAATGGTGCGGGACGACGCGGCATCGCGAGCCGTATGGCTTGATCCGGATCACGGCGCTCTCGCCGGTCTCTCGGCGCATGCGCTCGCCATCGAAAGCTCAACCCTTACACCCGGTTGGGCCCGCGACTGGGCAACCGAAGTTGGCAAGATCGGTGGGATTGCGGTCGAGGCGCCCGTCTCTGGCTCGCGGCCGCAGGCAGATGCCGGCCAGCTCGTCTATTTCCTCGGCGGCGAAGCCGAGGATATCGCACAGGCACGGCCCCTGCTCACTCCACTGGGCCACGCCTTTCATCACGTCGGCGCGGTCGGTGCGGGCGCAGTCATAAAGCTCGTTACCAACAGCCTGCTCGCATTGCAGGTCGGAGCTTGGTCCGAGTTGCTGCCCCTTATGCAGCGTGAAGGGCTCGACATCGATGGCGCAGTCACGGCGCTATCGACTACATCATCCTTCGCACCGGTCGGCGGCTATCTCCTGTCGCTGATGCACAGCGCCAATCACGCCCCGCAGTTCCCGATCGAATTGATCGCCAAGGACATGGCTTATGTCACCAGCATAGGCGCGCCGGGTGACCTCCCACTCGCAGAGACGATGGTCCGGCGCTTCGCCGCAGCGATCGATGCAGGCCTTGGCGGCGAGAATATGAGTGCCCTCGTCAAACTGGCCCGTCCCTGA
- a CDS encoding LysR family transcriptional regulator: MDRLTSLQVFGKVVECGGFSAAARRLNMSVTMVATHVQSLEDKLGVRLLNRTTRRVSLTETGKFYYDRSAQILSDLDEADRAASALTSTPRGVLKIFCTTAIVRFLSPIMDEFLELYPSVALDMSIGERMIDMVEEGVDLVIRTVPSPDSSLVARKLTAWRHVLVCSPSYLDMHKPPTSPADLAAHTCLRYSYYPFGDEWMFEDEAGERHSVRVGGPFLSNSAESLRYLTVHGRALWLAPSFTVADDLEAGTLVRLLPGYRGVEFAINAVYPNRSHLPTKVRLFIDLLAERFAEHRKWMSEDPMSAPMNVL; this comes from the coding sequence ATGGATCGGTTGACCAGTCTTCAGGTCTTCGGCAAGGTCGTGGAATGCGGCGGATTCTCGGCGGCGGCCCGACGATTGAACATGTCTGTCACGATGGTCGCGACCCATGTCCAGTCACTGGAAGACAAGCTTGGCGTGCGGCTTCTGAACCGCACGACGCGAAGGGTAAGCCTGACGGAGACCGGCAAATTTTACTATGACCGCTCCGCCCAGATCCTGTCGGATCTAGATGAAGCGGATCGGGCGGCCAGCGCTTTGACGAGTACGCCTCGTGGCGTGCTCAAGATATTCTGCACAACCGCAATCGTCCGCTTTCTCTCACCGATCATGGACGAATTCCTCGAGCTCTATCCCTCCGTCGCGCTTGACATGAGCATTGGCGAGCGAATGATCGATATGGTCGAAGAAGGGGTCGATCTCGTCATTCGAACCGTGCCGTCACCGGATTCTTCACTGGTTGCCAGGAAGCTCACGGCATGGCGACATGTCCTGGTATGTTCACCGTCCTACCTGGACATGCACAAGCCACCGACCTCTCCGGCGGACCTCGCGGCACATACGTGTCTTCGCTATAGCTACTATCCGTTCGGAGACGAATGGATGTTCGAGGACGAGGCTGGTGAACGGCACAGCGTCCGCGTCGGTGGGCCGTTTCTTTCCAACAGCGCCGAGAGCCTCAGGTATCTGACAGTACACGGCCGAGCATTATGGCTCGCACCCAGTTTTACAGTCGCTGACGATCTGGAAGCGGGAACGCTCGTGCGCCTGCTTCCTGGTTATCGCGGCGTCGAGTTTGCCATCAACGCGGTCTATCCCAACCGGAGCCATCTGCCGACCAAGGTCCGTCTGTTTATCGACCTCCTCGCGGAACGTTTTGCCGAGCATCGCAAGTGGATGAGTGAGGACCCCATGTCAGCACCGATGAATGTTCTCTGA
- a CDS encoding TetR/AcrR family transcriptional regulator, whose amino-acid sequence MADEIALRADAQRNKELILAAAEEVFVEKGAGVSLDDVAKRAGVGIGTLYRRFPTREDLLAATYSARFLTFAAASRARDADLDPLLGLSTYLEELVRHTNVYRGLAASLGTVLRIGTPGCVATSAEGSRLLSRAQDAGVVRADISFDDIVCVATAISLATEKDGSSQQHIAHLVGVFISGLETR is encoded by the coding sequence TTGGCCGACGAAATTGCCCTGCGGGCCGATGCCCAGCGAAACAAGGAACTGATCCTGGCCGCGGCTGAAGAGGTCTTTGTGGAAAAGGGTGCCGGCGTTTCGCTGGACGACGTGGCAAAACGCGCCGGTGTCGGAATAGGTACGCTGTACCGGCGTTTTCCCACACGCGAAGATCTGCTGGCGGCGACATACAGCGCCCGGTTCTTAACGTTTGCCGCGGCCAGTCGCGCGCGAGATGCTGATCTCGATCCCCTTCTCGGGCTAAGCACCTATCTGGAGGAGCTCGTTCGGCACACGAATGTCTATCGCGGCCTTGCCGCATCGCTCGGAACGGTTCTGCGGATAGGCACGCCTGGATGCGTGGCTACCAGCGCTGAAGGATCCCGGCTGTTATCACGAGCACAGGACGCGGGCGTTGTTCGGGCGGACATCAGCTTCGACGACATTGTCTGCGTTGCAACCGCGATCTCGCTTGCGACAGAGAAAGACGGTTCATCGCAACAGCACATCGCTCATCTCGTGGGGGTATTTATCAGTGGGTTGGAAACCCGCTGA
- a CDS encoding glucose 1-dehydrogenase translates to MTKRFENKVVVITGGTDGIGLTAAKSFAAEGAHVYITGRREDRLNEVLAIIGNGAVGVQGDVSSLADLDRLYGRIKADHGRVDVVYANAGVSESAPLGGIEEDHFDRVFAINVKGTVFTVQKALPMMPRGGAIILTGSGAGSKGFATLSVYSATKAAIRSLARTWTTDLKSHGIRVNVVSPGMVLTPAMQSYLKNNAGAEAWMHQAIPFGRLAEADEIAKAVLFLASDESSFVGGEELFVDGGFVAV, encoded by the coding sequence GTGACGAAGCGATTTGAGAACAAGGTCGTGGTAATTACCGGCGGCACGGACGGCATCGGACTGACGGCAGCGAAGTCCTTTGCCGCGGAGGGTGCCCATGTCTACATTACCGGCCGCCGGGAGGATCGCTTGAACGAGGTGCTCGCCATCATCGGCAACGGTGCAGTCGGCGTTCAGGGCGATGTCAGCAGCCTGGCCGATCTCGACAGGCTCTATGGCAGGATCAAGGCCGACCATGGTCGCGTGGATGTGGTCTATGCCAATGCAGGGGTCTCCGAGTCAGCGCCGCTGGGCGGCATCGAGGAGGATCATTTCGACCGGGTCTTTGCGATCAACGTCAAGGGCACGGTGTTCACCGTACAGAAGGCTCTTCCGATGATGCCGCGCGGCGGCGCCATTATCCTGACGGGCTCGGGCGCGGGGAGCAAAGGCTTTGCCACCCTGTCTGTCTACAGCGCCACGAAGGCTGCTATCCGCTCGCTTGCCCGCACATGGACGACCGATCTGAAAAGCCATGGCATTCGTGTCAACGTCGTATCCCCCGGCATGGTCCTGACACCCGCGATGCAGTCTTACCTGAAGAACAATGCCGGCGCCGAGGCCTGGATGCACCAGGCCATTCCGTTCGGCAGGCTGGCCGAGGCCGACGAGATTGCCAAGGCCGTACTGTTCCTCGCATCGGACGAAAGTAGCTTCGTCGGTGGCGAGGAACTCTTCGTCGACGGCGGCTTTGTAGCGGTGTAA
- a CDS encoding SRPBCC domain-containing protein: protein MSDIIWPAGYVPGFTDNFCSNEVIVTGLTAADIWPFLNQPERWPTYYKNSADVRFYDGKGPALENGLRFFFSTFGFPVESRVVEHVAPVKGQPARVAWHGWSGEGDNRLDVHHAWLIEDLSEGRVRILTQETQNGAPAKELAKAVPNPMINGHQEWLDGLIAAARASKA, encoded by the coding sequence ATGTCTGATATCATCTGGCCTGCCGGCTACGTCCCCGGCTTTACCGATAATTTTTGCTCGAACGAAGTTATTGTCACCGGGCTTACCGCCGCCGACATCTGGCCCTTCCTAAACCAGCCGGAAAGATGGCCGACCTACTACAAGAACTCCGCTGACGTCCGCTTCTACGACGGCAAGGGTCCCGCGCTGGAGAACGGCCTGCGCTTCTTCTTCAGCACCTTCGGCTTTCCGGTCGAATCGCGGGTTGTCGAGCATGTGGCGCCCGTCAAAGGTCAGCCGGCGCGTGTAGCCTGGCATGGATGGTCGGGTGAAGGCGACAATCGCCTCGACGTCCATCATGCCTGGCTGATCGAGGATCTCTCCGAAGGACGCGTCCGCATCCTGACGCAGGAAACGCAAAATGGTGCCCCAGCCAAGGAGTTGGCGAAGGCCGTGCCGAACCCGATGATCAATGGCCACCAGGAATGGTTGGACGGTCTGATCGCCGCCGCACGCGCATCAAAGGCGTAA
- a CDS encoding HlyD family secretion protein, translated as MVELPRKNAFKISDEAEGKIKSIPAAPTEAPADASAATVKPRKSVIKRGALAIVLLAGAAYGVYFGHEYWTTGRFIVSTDDAYVKADYTTIAPKVTGYIKDVLVNDNDAVKAGQVLARIDNRDFQASLDQARADLKAAEAAIANIDAQVTLQQSVIAQAKASLDASNASLVYAKAEAERNARLISSGASTESKAQETQSLMDQARASVEQGQASLTAADNKVPVLKTQRDQAVAQRDEAAAAARQAELNLSYTDIVAAVDGTVGARSIRVGQYVTPGTQLMAVVPLHAVYVVANFKETQLTDMKPGQPVAIKVDSFPNLKIHGHVDSISPASGLEFSLLPPDNATGNFTKIVQRIPVKIVIDDAATAGLLRSGMSVEPNVDTKAESQAQDR; from the coding sequence ATGGTTGAACTACCCCGTAAGAATGCCTTCAAGATTTCCGACGAAGCAGAAGGCAAGATCAAGTCGATACCCGCCGCACCAACTGAAGCGCCCGCAGACGCATCGGCCGCCACAGTCAAACCCAGAAAGTCCGTCATCAAGAGAGGTGCTTTGGCCATCGTACTTCTCGCAGGCGCAGCTTACGGCGTTTACTTCGGGCACGAATACTGGACCACTGGCCGGTTTATCGTCTCCACCGACGACGCCTATGTGAAGGCCGACTACACCACCATCGCTCCGAAGGTCACCGGCTACATCAAGGATGTGCTTGTTAACGACAACGATGCGGTCAAAGCGGGGCAGGTCCTCGCGCGCATCGACAACCGCGACTTCCAGGCATCGCTCGATCAGGCTCGTGCCGACCTGAAGGCGGCCGAAGCAGCGATCGCCAATATCGACGCCCAGGTCACTTTGCAGCAGTCGGTCATAGCACAGGCCAAGGCGTCACTCGATGCCTCGAACGCTTCCCTTGTTTATGCCAAGGCAGAAGCGGAAAGAAACGCGCGGCTTATTTCAAGCGGTGCCAGTACAGAATCCAAGGCACAAGAGACGCAATCCTTGATGGACCAGGCCCGAGCCTCCGTGGAGCAAGGCCAGGCTTCGCTCACCGCTGCCGATAACAAGGTTCCGGTTCTCAAAACGCAGCGCGACCAAGCGGTTGCCCAGCGCGACGAGGCCGCCGCGGCCGCAAGACAGGCCGAACTCAATCTCTCCTACACCGATATCGTCGCTGCCGTTGACGGCACGGTCGGCGCCCGCTCGATACGCGTCGGCCAGTACGTAACGCCGGGCACGCAACTGATGGCGGTGGTTCCCTTGCATGCGGTCTACGTCGTCGCAAATTTCAAGGAAACCCAACTCACCGACATGAAGCCCGGCCAGCCGGTGGCAATCAAGGTCGACAGCTTCCCCAATCTGAAGATCCACGGCCATGTCGACAGTATTTCGCCTGCGAGTGGCCTCGAATTCTCCCTGCTGCCTCCGGACAATGCGACCGGCAATTTCACGAAGATCGTACAGCGCATCCCGGTAAAGATCGTGATCGATGACGCGGCAACCGCGGGCCTCTTGCGGTCCGGCATGTCGGTGGAACCCAATGTCGACACGAAAGCCGAGAGCCAGGCGCAAGACCGGTGA
- a CDS encoding NAD(P)-dependent alcohol dehydrogenase codes for MKQMIIRPGGGLKALTLVDSPEAPAPGPDEVRIRLKASSLNYHDYLVASLPNAAADNRIPMSDGAGVIDAIGEQVEGFAVGDAVVSLFFPDWQEGPDGPSVFTRVPGDGIDGYARETITVPANWVTHAPRGWSHEEAATITTAGLTAWRALVVNGALKAGDTVAVLGTGGVSIYALQIARAMGARVFATSSSDAKLERLRALGADQVINYRDVPQWGSRIREMTDGRGVDHVVEVGGPGTLAQSIEAARDNGHIALIGVLSGFSGDVPTATLMRRQQRLQGLIVGSRRHQQDFVAALETTGIRPVIDQTFPLAELRSAFEWQASGRHFGKIAISIP; via the coding sequence ATGAAGCAGATGATTATTCGGCCGGGTGGCGGTCTGAAGGCACTCACGCTGGTGGACAGCCCGGAAGCACCCGCCCCCGGTCCGGATGAGGTCCGCATTCGGCTGAAGGCGAGCTCACTCAACTATCATGACTACCTCGTCGCAAGCCTGCCGAATGCAGCCGCAGACAACCGCATCCCGATGTCGGATGGTGCGGGCGTGATCGACGCAATCGGCGAACAGGTCGAAGGCTTTGCGGTTGGAGATGCGGTCGTCTCGCTGTTTTTCCCCGATTGGCAGGAGGGACCGGATGGTCCAAGCGTCTTCACCCGCGTACCCGGCGACGGCATTGACGGCTATGCTCGTGAAACGATCACCGTTCCGGCCAATTGGGTCACCCATGCGCCCAGGGGCTGGAGCCATGAAGAGGCCGCGACCATCACGACCGCCGGCCTAACCGCGTGGCGCGCGCTGGTGGTGAACGGCGCATTGAAGGCGGGCGACACCGTCGCCGTGCTCGGCACTGGCGGGGTCTCCATCTACGCCCTCCAGATCGCCCGCGCCATGGGGGCTCGGGTCTTCGCCACCTCCTCCTCGGATGCCAAGCTGGAGCGACTAAGGGCGCTTGGCGCCGATCAGGTCATCAACTATCGCGATGTCCCGCAATGGGGATCTCGCATCAGGGAGATGACGGACGGGCGCGGGGTCGATCACGTCGTTGAGGTCGGTGGGCCGGGCACTCTGGCGCAATCGATAGAGGCGGCGCGGGATAATGGCCATATCGCGTTGATCGGTGTGCTCAGCGGCTTTTCCGGAGATGTTCCGACCGCGACGCTGATGCGACGCCAGCAGCGACTACAGGGCCTGATCGTCGGCAGCCGTCGCCACCAGCAGGATTTTGTCGCGGCTCTGGAAACGACAGGCATCCGCCCCGTGATCGACCAGACATTCCCTCTTGCCGAACTACGCTCGGCATTCGAGTGGCAGGCAAGTGGACGGCATTTCGGCAAGATCGCCATTTCAATACCCTGA